From a region of the Sesamum indicum cultivar Zhongzhi No. 13 linkage group LG3, S_indicum_v1.0, whole genome shotgun sequence genome:
- the LOC105158075 gene encoding nucleoside diphosphate kinase 2, chloroplastic yields the protein MDAVAVLGGATPTPYASSSLARNGRLSHRPTRRLNLRTTHLAAFQPSSTLFTYSLSRPYASKNLHKAHIFLPHLVASMEDVEESYIMIKPDGVQRGLVGEIISRFEKKGFKLKGLKLFQCPKELAQEHYKDLQSKPFFPKLIDYITSGPVVCMAWEGVGVVASARKLIGATNPLNAEPGTIRGDLAVQTGRNVVHGSDSPDNGKREIALWFKEGELCEWTPVLEPWLKE from the exons ATGGATGCTGTGGCCGTGTTAGGTGGAGCAACTCCGACTCCCTATGCTTCTTCCTCACTGGCTAGAAATGGCCGCTTATCCCACAGACCCACCCGCAGGCTTAATCTACGCACCACCCACCTCGCCGCTTTCCAACCTTCGTCAACTCTCTTCACGTATTCCCTATCTCGTCCGTATGCTTCCAAGAACCTCCACAAAGCCCACATCTTCCTTCCCCACTTAGTTGCTTCAATG GAAGATGTGGAAGAGAGTTATATTATGATTAAGCCAGACGGGGTTCAGCGTGGGCTT GTTGGAGAGATAATTTCCAGGTTTGAGAAAAAGGGGTTTAAGTTGAAAGGATTGAAGCTCTTCCAGTGCCCCAAAGAACTAGCACAg GAGCATTATAAAGATTTGCAGTCCAAACCATTTTTCCCCAAACTGATTGACTACATTACATCCGGTCCTGTTGTTTGTATG GCCTGGGAGGGTGTCGGAGTTGTTGCCTCGGCCCGGAAGTTAATTGGAGCAACAAATCCACTTAATGCAGAGCCAGGCACTATTAGAGGAGATCTTGCTGTTCAAACTGGAAG GAATGTGGTTCATGGGAGTGACAGTCCTGATAACGGCAAAAGGGAAATAG CTCTGTGGTTCAAAGAAGGAGAACTATGCGAGTGGACTCCAGTTCTAGAGCCATGGCTGAAGGAATAA